Part of the Rhabdothermincola salaria genome is shown below.
GCCGAGTCTGGCCCATCGTCGGAGGGGCGGGCGACTCCCGATCCGAGCGCGTGGTGTGCCCGGCGTGAAAAGGTGGGGTCCATGACCGAGCCACAGGATCAGCCAGAGGGGCCCGGCTCCACGCCTGCCGGACCCTCCGACGACAACGGGATGTTGGGTGGGCTCTTCCGCGATCCCGCCACCCTGGCCGCCACCGGCCTGTTGGTCGCCTCGGCGTTCAACGTGATCGCGGGGTTCATCAACGTCCTCACCGACCCCGAGGGCGAGGGCCTCCGAGGCCGGTTGCTGTCGCTCACCGACGTCGTCGAGATCGGCGACGTGGCGCTGCTGGGGCTCGCGGTGGCCCTCCTGGTGCTCACCGTCGACCCGCCGGGGGGCCTCAGCCGCCCGCTGCTGTTGAACCTCAACTCGGCGCTGGCCAGCATCATCGCCGTCTTCGGCGTGGTGCGGGCCGTGGTGTTCCTGTCGCTCAGCGGCCCCATCCCGTACCGGTTGGCCGGGTTCATCGTCACCATCGGCATCTCCGTCGCCGCGGCCACCGTGGCCTACTGGGCCGCTCGCGAGTCGTTCCTGAAGGAACAGCTCCACGGCCGCCACTGAGCGCCGCTCGCCGACGGCGCCGAGGCCCTAGGGCTGCGACCCCTCACCGCGGTCCGGGGCGAGGGCCGGCGACAGCACCTCCTTGAGTCCCTCGCGCCCGTCCACGCCGAGCTTGCGGTAGACGGACCGGAGGTGGTTCTCGACCGTCCGGACCGAGATGAACTTCTCCTCGGCGACGGCGGCACTGGTCTTGCCGGCGACCGCCTCGCAGGCGACCTCGATCTCGCGAGAGCTGGCACACGGCCGGCGCGCGGCCAGCGCCGGCGTCACCGGATCCTGGCACTGCGCCTCCCAGAGCTCCGACAGGCACGCCGCTCGGGCCGCCTCGACGCCGCTCAGGGCCAGCGACGCCTGGGCGGCCGCTTCGGCGGCCAACAGGTTGGCGCCCATGGCACCGAAGCGCACCGCCACGGCGAGGAGGCCGCGCCCGTCCTGCGCCGACAGGGCATCGGCGTGGTCGGCGACGACCTCGACGAGCGCCGCTCCCGGCGAGCCCCGCAGCGAGGCCAGGTCGGCGTGGACCAGATCGGGGCGTCCCAGCCGGACCGCGTCGTGCAAGGCCATCGCCCCCCAGGCCACGTGCTGGCCGGCGACCGCCTCCTGGCCACCACGAGCGGCGATCAGCGCGCCGTCCGGAGCCGAGCCGCCGGCGGCTCGACTCCAGGCCCGACCGCGGTCGACCCACACCGCCAGCCGTGGGTCCCGTGCGTCGAGCACGAGAGCCTCGACCGTCTCACCAGCCCGAGTGTCACCTCGCTGGCCCCGCTCCAACGCCACGATCCCGCGGACCTGGCGCTCGAGGCCGAACGGGTCGAACCGACCCATGAGCCCGAGGGCCTCTTCCGCCGAGCGGAGGGCATCGGCCAGGTGACCGGCGAGGTCGCAGGTGGCGGCGAAGGTGCCCAGCCAGGTCGAGTGCGTCCCGGTGCCCTCCGAGCGGACGACGTTGTCGGACGCCGCCGCCACCGATTCCTCCACGCGCCCGGCGATCCAGCACCCGAACACGTGCATCAGCTCCACCTGGTCGAGGGCGAACGGCATGTCGCTCGCGGCGGTGGCCGCCGCCTCACGGGCCTCGGCGATGACGGCCCCGAGCCCCTCGCAGTCGGCGGTCATCGTCAGGGCCAACGTGAGGCTCACGTAGCCGGCGGCGCGGGCCCCAGGTGAAGCGGCGGGGTTGGTCACCAAGGACCGACCCGCCGAGCGGGCCTCGACGAGGTCGCCCCGCACGGCGGCCACCACGCTGCGGTCCACATCGAGCCGAGCACCCAACCGGGCGTCGCCCACGTCGTCGATGGCGTCGCGGAGCACGGCGAGCGCATCCTCGGCCCGATCGAGGCCGAGGGCCAGGTTGTGGGCCCGGATGGACGCGACCTCGGCCCGCGCCTCGGGGTCGGTCGGTTCGACGTCGCGCAGCAGCGCCTCGGCCTCGTCGAAGCGGCCCTGGTGGGTCAACGCCTTGGCCAGGGGCAGCGCTCCCAGGTCGGGGGCCGTCGCGTGGACAGGGCGCGCCAGCCGTTCGGCGAGGAGCGGATCGTGGCGGGCCAGGGCGAGGGTGGCGCCTTCGATGGCCAACCGTGGACGGACCACCATCCCGGCCTCGTGGCGCCACACTGCGGCGCGCACCGGATCGATGCGATCGTCGTCGTCACCGACGGCCTCGACCAACTCGGTGAGCAGCTCACAGCGGCGCGCCCCGCTCAGCGTCGCCCGCAGGACCTCGCCGTGCAGCGGGTGGGCCGGCACCACCACCGGCCCGCCGCTCGAGGACACCACGTCGACCAAGCGGCGTTGCTCGAGGTCCGCCACCTCGGTGTCGACCACCGCCTTCAGGATGGGGAGCGGCAGGGGGGCGGCCAGCGCCACCATCTCGACGGCGTGGCGCTCGTCGATGGACAGCACGTCGAGGCGAGCCCGGACCAGATCGGTCAGACGGGAGGACTCGGCCAGCGGGCCGTGCTGCTGCCAGGTCCCGTCGGCATCCTGACGAAGGGCGCCCCCGACGGCGCCTTCGACCAGCTCGTGGACCACCAGGGGGTTCCCCTCACCGATCCGCCAGAGCTCGGCCAACAGCTCGGGAGCCACCCGACCCAGACGGGCCACGACGAGGGCGTCGGCATCGCTGCGCTCGAGGGGGAGGACCTCGATCCGTTCGACCAGGCCCCCGGTCCACAGGTCGACCACCTCAGCGGCCAACGGTTCACCAGCGCGCCCGGTGAGCACCAGCGAGGCGAGGCCGCGGTGGGCGGCCCCGGTGACCAGGGACAGCGAACCGGGATCGAGCAGGTGCACGTCATCGACGCCGAGGATCAGCCCGTTGGGCCCCCTACGGTCGCCGAGCGCCTCGAGTGCCGCGCCCACCACCTCGGTGGGGGGCCCGGCGGTCGGGAGGTCGAGGAGCTCCACGAAGGCGGCGAAGGGGATCCCGGCCATCGACGGGGTGGCCGTCGCCCTCACGACCCCCCAGCCGGACTGCTCGCTGCGATCGAGCACCTCGCGCAGGAGTCGGCTCTTGCCGGTCCCGGGCGGCCCCACGAACGCCGTGCCCGTCCCCGACGCGAGCCGATCGATGGAGGAGACGAGATGGTCCGCCCGCCCCACCAACGACCACCCCATGCGCCGATGGTAGGGAGGTCCGACCGGCAGTGGGGCCGAGAACGGTGAGCCGACTAGTGGTCGCCGGCGGCGGAGGCCCGGCGCCGGGCGGCGAGCAGACCCAGCCACCCGGCGCTCAGCAGCGCCACGGCGATGGCCAACAGCGAGGAGACGGGCCCTCCGGTGAAGGGCAGGAACCCCGTGCCCGGCCCGCTTCGAGCCGACGCCACGTCGGTCTCGGAGTCCGCTGAGGGCCCGACGGCGCCCGGCCCCTCGGTGCTGGTCGAGTCCCGGGAGGCCGAGCCGCCTTCCACCTCGGTCGGATCGGGAACGGTGGTCGACGGGCCCGGTCGGTCGAGCTGGGTGGTGGTCGTCGACTCGGACACCGTGGTGGTGGTCGTCGAGCCCGGCTCGGTCGTCGTCGTCGAACCCGGGGCGGTGGTCGTCGTGGTCGTCGTGGTCGGCAGGGTCGTCGTCGTCGTGGTCGGCAGGGTCGTGGTGGTCGTCGTGGTCGTGGTGGTCGTCGTGGTCGTGGTCGTCGTGGTCGTGGTCGTCGTCGTGGTGGTCGTGGTGGTCGTGGTGGTCGTCGTCGCGGGGGCGAAGGCGAAGTCCTGCCGCACATCGGCGTCGGGCTGCACCGTGACGTCGGCGGACACCTGGCGACCATCGGGATGGACGGCGGTGACCTCCCAGACGCGAGGACCGCCGTCGGGGGCCAAAGGGGCCTCCTCGAGGCGG
Proteins encoded:
- a CDS encoding helix-turn-helix transcriptional regulator, yielding MGWSLVGRADHLVSSIDRLASGTGTAFVGPPGTGKSRLLREVLDRSEQSGWGVVRATATPSMAGIPFAAFVELLDLPTAGPPTEVVGAALEALGDRRGPNGLILGVDDVHLLDPGSLSLVTGAAHRGLASLVLTGRAGEPLAAEVVDLWTGGLVERIEVLPLERSDADALVVARLGRVAPELLAELWRIGEGNPLVVHELVEGAVGGALRQDADGTWQQHGPLAESSRLTDLVRARLDVLSIDERHAVEMVALAAPLPLPILKAVVDTEVADLEQRRLVDVVSSSGGPVVVPAHPLHGEVLRATLSGARRCELLTELVEAVGDDDDRIDPVRAAVWRHEAGMVVRPRLAIEGATLALARHDPLLAERLARPVHATAPDLGALPLAKALTHQGRFDEAEALLRDVEPTDPEARAEVASIRAHNLALGLDRAEDALAVLRDAIDDVGDARLGARLDVDRSVVAAVRGDLVEARSAGRSLVTNPAASPGARAAGYVSLTLALTMTADCEGLGAVIAEAREAAATAASDMPFALDQVELMHVFGCWIAGRVEESVAAASDNVVRSEGTGTHSTWLGTFAATCDLAGHLADALRSAEEALGLMGRFDPFGLERQVRGIVALERGQRGDTRAGETVEALVLDARDPRLAVWVDRGRAWSRAAGGSAPDGALIAARGGQEAVAGQHVAWGAMALHDAVRLGRPDLVHADLASLRGSPGAALVEVVADHADALSAQDGRGLLAVAVRFGAMGANLLAAEAAAQASLALSGVEAARAACLSELWEAQCQDPVTPALAARRPCASSREIEVACEAVAGKTSAAVAEEKFISVRTVENHLRSVYRKLGVDGREGLKEVLSPALAPDRGEGSQP